The Chryseobacterium indicum genome includes a window with the following:
- a CDS encoding DUF2007 domain-containing protein, with product MSELVKFKFYETALQANRDKQILAESGINSFIANEQLIQSDWLLSQAVGGIQLQVFEEDLEKANQALKDYRENEEFSLEVEHTIADPEFDFVCPKCGSNHIYRDDSATSFFGISILTSHKFVCYYCGNEFTH from the coding sequence ATGAGTGAACTGGTTAAATTCAAATTTTATGAAACGGCGCTTCAGGCGAACCGGGACAAACAGATTCTTGCGGAAAGCGGCATCAACAGTTTTATTGCAAACGAACAACTGATCCAGTCGGACTGGCTGCTTTCTCAGGCGGTTGGCGGAATTCAGTTGCAGGTTTTTGAAGAGGATCTTGAAAAAGCCAATCAGGCATTGAAAGATTACAGGGAAAACGAAGAATTTTCTCTGGAAGTGGAACACACCATTGCAGATCCTGAATTTGATTTCGTTTGTCCGAAATGTGGTTCTAATCATATTTACAGGGACGACAGTGCGACCAGTTTTTTCGGAATTTCGATTTTAACGAGTCATAAATTTGTCTGTTATTATTGCGGGAATGAGTTTACGCATTAA
- a CDS encoding DUF6341 family protein — translation MTSFFLFLSKVFKWSFGFFDAFGNVLNWILFIVCCVLFTYWCYVLVVTLGGDKDKDYYSPTEGKHPYYDPKIYKNEG, via the coding sequence ATGACGTCTTTCTTTCTATTCTTAAGCAAAGTTTTCAAATGGTCTTTCGGTTTCTTTGATGCTTTCGGTAATGTTTTGAACTGGATTCTGTTTATCGTTTGTTGCGTACTGTTCACTTACTGGTGCTACGTTTTGGTAGTTACTCTGGGAGGTGATAAAGATAAAGACTACTATTCTCCAACGGAAGGTAAGCATCCTTACTACGATCCGAAAATCTACAAAAATGAAGGTTAA
- a CDS encoding universal stress protein translates to MVNIVLPVDFGDKTEQLLEGAVKFAKQVNGRIYIIHVAPSDIGFAIGDMGFQYFPEVEENEIREELVQLNKIQQRILAHDVDCEHILKQGIAKDIILEHAEDKKADFIVMGSHGRSGIYDVFVGSLTKGITKDSKVPVLVLPIHD, encoded by the coding sequence ATGGTAAATATTGTATTACCCGTAGATTTTGGGGACAAAACAGAACAGCTTCTGGAAGGAGCCGTAAAATTTGCTAAGCAGGTTAACGGCAGAATTTATATCATTCACGTTGCGCCATCGGATATCGGCTTTGCCATAGGAGATATGGGATTTCAGTATTTTCCGGAAGTTGAGGAAAACGAGATCCGGGAAGAGCTTGTTCAGCTGAACAAGATTCAGCAGAGAATTCTGGCTCATGATGTAGACTGCGAACATATTCTTAAACAGGGAATCGCCAAAGATATTATTCTGGAACATGCAGAAGATAAAAAAGCTGATTTTATCGTGATGGGATCACACGGAAGAAGCGGGATTTATGATGTTTTCGTGGGAAGTTTAACAAAAGGGATCACGAAGGATTCTAAAGTTCCTGTTCTGGTTCTTCCGATACATGACTAA
- a CDS encoding fumarylacetoacetate hydrolase family protein: MKIICIGRNYSEHAKELGNEIPERPVIFMKPDTAVLKGNDFYIPEFSEDVHYELEVVVKISKGGKYIQKETAHKHYEEIGLGIDFTARDLQSELKSKGLPWELAKGFDGSAVVGNFFKKENFNLESLNFSLLKNKEKVQDGNTKDMMFTIDDIIAFVSQYFTLRVGDLIFTGTPKGVGKVEENDILEAYLEEEKVLDIRIL, from the coding sequence ATGAAAATAATCTGTATAGGAAGAAATTACAGCGAACACGCAAAAGAACTGGGCAACGAAATCCCGGAAAGACCGGTTATTTTTATGAAGCCGGATACAGCGGTTTTGAAGGGAAATGATTTTTACATTCCCGAGTTTTCAGAGGATGTGCATTACGAACTGGAGGTTGTTGTAAAAATATCAAAAGGCGGAAAATACATTCAGAAAGAAACGGCACACAAACATTATGAGGAAATCGGGCTGGGAATTGATTTTACGGCAAGAGATCTTCAGAGTGAGCTGAAATCCAAAGGACTGCCCTGGGAACTGGCGAAAGGTTTTGACGGTTCTGCTGTAGTGGGAAATTTCTTTAAAAAAGAAAATTTCAATCTGGAGTCGCTGAATTTTTCTTTACTGAAGAACAAGGAAAAGGTACAGGATGGAAATACGAAAGACATGATGTTCACCATTGATGATATTATTGCTTTTGTATCACAGTATTTTACTTTAAGAGTGGGAGATCTTATTTTCACCGGAACTCCGAAAGGGGTAGGTAAAGTGGAAGAAAATGATATTCTGGAAGCTTATCTGGAAGAAGAAAAAGTTCTTGACATCCGAATATTATAA